The proteins below come from a single Streptomyces sp. SCSIO 75703 genomic window:
- a CDS encoding antitoxin, translated as MGIFDRFKSSQAAKDKAKQASDAVEKQVNKKTGGKYEDQVDTAQQKAEERFGMGRERGGEGSRDDR; from the coding sequence ATGGGCATCTTCGACAGGTTCAAGAGCAGCCAGGCGGCGAAGGACAAGGCCAAGCAGGCCTCCGACGCGGTCGAGAAGCAGGTCAACAAGAAGACCGGCGGCAAGTACGAGGACCAGGTCGACACCGCGCAGCAGAAGGCCGAAGAGCGGTTCGGCATGGGTCGCGAACGGGGTGGTGAAGGGTCGCGGGACGACCGGTAG
- a CDS encoding HNH endonuclease family protein, translated as MAACLALALVTGCEGLDETPSAAGGGEAAAGRSVSPLDNPDGMKPGLAPVTGEADQAKAREIIEQVRTKGRGPKTGYARDEFGYAWMDTADGVPLARNGCDTRNDVLQRDGEDLRFRDGSDCVVISMTLDDPYTGTTIDWRKEKASEVQIDHVVPLSYSWQMGAKQWPVSKRKQLANDVLNLIPVEGRANSAKGDSGPATWLPPNKSVRCAYAVRFAQVAVKYEMAVTAPDRDEMLRQCGG; from the coding sequence ATGGCGGCGTGCCTGGCGCTGGCCCTGGTCACCGGATGCGAGGGGCTGGACGAGACCCCGTCCGCCGCGGGTGGCGGGGAGGCGGCCGCCGGACGGTCCGTCAGCCCCCTGGACAACCCGGACGGGATGAAACCCGGCCTCGCGCCGGTCACCGGCGAGGCGGACCAGGCCAAGGCCCGCGAGATCATCGAACAGGTCAGGACCAAGGGGCGCGGCCCCAAGACCGGATACGCCCGCGACGAGTTCGGCTACGCCTGGATGGACACCGCCGACGGCGTCCCGCTGGCCCGCAACGGCTGCGACACCCGCAACGACGTGCTCCAGCGCGACGGCGAGGACCTGCGCTTCCGCGACGGCTCCGACTGCGTGGTCATCTCCATGACCCTCGACGACCCGTACACCGGGACGACCATCGACTGGCGCAAGGAGAAGGCGAGCGAGGTCCAGATCGACCACGTCGTCCCCCTCTCCTACAGCTGGCAGATGGGCGCCAAGCAGTGGCCCGTCAGCAAGCGCAAGCAACTCGCCAACGACGTCCTCAACCTCATACCGGTCGAGGGCCGCGCCAACTCCGCCAAGGGCGACTCCGGCCCCGCCACCTGGCTGCCGCCCAACAAGAGCGTCCGCTGCGCCTACGCGGTCCGCTTCGCCCAGGTCGCCGTCAAGTACGAGATGGCCGTGACCGCTCCCGACCGCGACGAGATGCTGCGGCAGTGCGGCGGCTGA
- a CDS encoding N-6 DNA methylase, translating into MQDNATEVTAAGIARLAGVGRAAVSNWRRRHGDFPKPVGGTETSPSFALAEVEGWLRRHGKLAEVPLRERVWQQLVGHPEGPVTALTHAGCVLLLLQDRPAVWPELAAGSDERLAAMLPEALDGVLAPRFGLARGGGGGGGGRGGRGGGEGRPDRAVHGEAGTGGSAGVNSGSAVNRAAAVNSDDGVNSDSVEPAAPGVHTKGSVHSPPVTPPDDTATAVHSDTSVHSGGAVHSATPLHGGAAVHSDASVHTPPSSAEPTSVNTPSPVHTSQIPESPAASPAPPAAPPTGAAPHTPATSLTPSASSTPSASSTPSAPSTPSTPSTPSVPSAIRTPTAPALLASAPLLRGVADLAAETGARETFEFLLGRHLDANPRQYTLTPTDLAGLMADLAALAGPTRTVLDPACGTGALLRAAVRRGDRAEHTGRAGHPDHPDHPDGTDRTDRAERAERPGRPGGTDHPEDPGQELFLQDTAADLAALTGFRLALHTRATVRGAAADTLRADAFPTLRADAVLCHPPFNERNWGHEELAYDPRWEYGLPARTESELAWVQHALARLRDGGTAVLLMPPAAASRRSGRRVRADLLRRGALRAVVALPVGAAPPYNIPLHLWVLRRPERAPAQPEVLLADVGRFGGEGRGGPDWRAVREAVLDAWRVFDADGRLEERPGLARSLPVIELLDDDVDLAPARHLPPPTAAGGADELGDVRARLGETLRLTVALAPDAAEPTRSAPRWTLTTVGELARGGALVMRTGGNGGPARVPVLTDHDVLTGNRPSGTLPESDEEPVLTEAGDVVLPVLGGGSVARVVDDTTAGAALGRNLVLLRPDPAALDPWFLAGFLRGSANNRQASSYASTATRLDVRRLHLPRLTLDAQRPYGARFRALDEFERTLRLAGRLGERLVRGTYDGLTDGTVSPGG; encoded by the coding sequence GTGCAGGACAACGCGACAGAGGTGACCGCCGCCGGGATCGCGCGGCTCGCCGGTGTGGGCCGTGCCGCCGTGAGCAACTGGCGCCGCCGCCACGGCGACTTCCCCAAGCCCGTCGGCGGCACCGAGACGAGCCCCTCCTTCGCCCTGGCCGAGGTGGAGGGCTGGCTGCGCCGGCACGGCAAGCTCGCCGAGGTGCCGCTGCGCGAGCGGGTCTGGCAGCAGCTCGTCGGCCACCCCGAGGGGCCGGTCACCGCGCTGACGCACGCCGGCTGCGTCCTGCTGCTCCTCCAGGACCGGCCCGCGGTGTGGCCGGAGCTGGCGGCCGGTTCCGACGAACGGCTCGCCGCGATGCTGCCCGAGGCGCTGGACGGGGTATTGGCGCCGCGCTTCGGCCTGGCGCGGGGTGGCGGGGGCGGCGGAGGTGGCCGGGGGGGCCGGGGCGGCGGGGAGGGCCGGCCGGACCGAGCTGTTCACGGCGAGGCCGGGACGGGCGGGAGCGCGGGTGTGAACTCCGGTTCCGCTGTGAACCGCGCTGCTGCTGTGAACTCGGATGACGGTGTGAACAGTGATTCCGTCGAGCCCGCCGCTCCCGGTGTTCACACGAAGGGGTCGGTTCACAGCCCGCCGGTGACGCCGCCAGATGACACCGCGACCGCGGTTCACAGCGACACCTCGGTTCACAGTGGCGGAGCTGTTCACAGTGCGACCCCGCTTCACGGCGGAGCCGCAGTTCACAGTGACGCATCGGTTCACACGCCGCCGTCCTCCGCCGAGCCAACGTCTGTGAACACGCCCTCACCTGTTCACACCTCGCAGATCCCGGAATCCCCGGCAGCCTCACCGGCCCCGCCTGCCGCACCCCCCACCGGAGCCGCACCACACACCCCGGCCACCTCCCTCACCCCATCTGCCTCATCCACCCCATCCGCCTCATCCACCCCATCTGCTCCCTCCACCCCCTCCACCCCCTCCACCCCTTCCGTCCCCTCCGCTATCCGGACCCCCACCGCCCCCGCCCTCCTCGCCTCCGCCCCCCTCCTGCGCGGCGTCGCCGACCTGGCCGCCGAGACGGGCGCCCGGGAGACCTTCGAGTTCCTGCTCGGCCGGCACCTGGACGCCAACCCGCGCCAGTACACGCTCACCCCCACCGACCTCGCCGGCCTCATGGCCGACCTGGCCGCGCTCGCCGGCCCCACCCGCACCGTCCTCGACCCCGCCTGCGGCACCGGCGCCCTGCTCCGCGCCGCCGTCCGCCGCGGCGACCGCGCCGAACACACCGGCCGTGCCGGTCACCCCGACCACCCCGATCACCCCGACGGCACCGACCGCACCGACCGTGCCGAGCGTGCCGAGCGGCCGGGTCGCCCCGGCGGCACCGATCACCCGGAGGACCCCGGCCAGGAGCTGTTCCTCCAGGACACCGCCGCCGACCTCGCCGCGCTCACCGGGTTCCGCCTCGCCCTGCACACCCGTGCCACCGTGCGCGGCGCCGCCGCCGACACCCTGCGCGCCGACGCCTTCCCCACCCTGCGCGCCGACGCCGTCCTCTGCCACCCGCCGTTCAACGAGCGCAACTGGGGACACGAGGAACTCGCCTACGACCCCCGCTGGGAGTACGGCCTCCCGGCCCGCACCGAATCCGAACTGGCCTGGGTGCAGCACGCCCTCGCCCGGCTCCGCGACGGCGGCACGGCCGTCCTGCTCATGCCGCCCGCCGCCGCCTCCCGCCGCTCCGGGCGCCGGGTCCGCGCCGACCTGCTGCGCCGGGGCGCGCTGCGGGCCGTGGTCGCGCTGCCGGTCGGCGCGGCACCGCCGTACAACATCCCGCTGCACCTGTGGGTGCTGCGCCGGCCCGAGCGGGCGCCCGCGCAGCCGGAGGTGCTCCTCGCCGACGTGGGCCGCTTCGGCGGCGAGGGGCGCGGCGGCCCGGACTGGCGGGCCGTGCGCGAGGCGGTGCTCGACGCCTGGCGCGTCTTCGACGCGGACGGGCGGCTGGAGGAACGGCCCGGCCTCGCCCGTTCGCTGCCCGTCATCGAACTCCTCGACGACGACGTCGACCTGGCCCCCGCCCGCCACCTGCCCCCGCCCACCGCCGCCGGCGGAGCCGACGAACTCGGCGACGTCCGCGCCCGCCTCGGCGAGACGCTGCGCCTGACCGTCGCCCTCGCCCCGGACGCCGCCGAGCCCACCCGGTCCGCCCCCCGCTGGACGCTGACCACCGTCGGCGAACTCGCCCGGGGCGGCGCCCTGGTGATGCGCACCGGCGGAAACGGCGGCCCCGCGCGCGTGCCAGTCCTCACCGACCACGACGTACTGACCGGAAACCGGCCGTCCGGCACGCTTCCGGAGAGCGACGAGGAACCGGTGCTGACCGAGGCGGGGGACGTCGTCCTGCCCGTCCTCGGCGGCGGCTCCGTCGCACGCGTCGTCGACGACACGACCGCCGGTGCCGCCCTCGGGCGCAACCTCGTCCTGCTGCGCCCCGACCCGGCGGCCCTGGACCCGTGGTTCCTCGCCGGCTTCCTGCGCGGCTCCGCCAACAACCGCCAGGCCAGCAGCTACGCCTCCACCGCCACCCGCCTCGACGTGCGGCGCCTGCACCTGCCCCGGCTCACGCTCGACGCGCAGCGGCCCTACGGGGCGCGCTTCAGGGCGCTCGACGAGTTCGAGCGCACGCTGCGGCTCGCGGGCCGGCTCGGGGAACGGCTGGTGCGCGGGACGTACGACGGGCTGACGGACGGGACGGTGTCGCCGGGCGGCTGA
- a CDS encoding serine/threonine-protein kinase: MSTLVGQGGMGQVWTAYDRRLDRRVAVKLLRPDKVAGQEAEELRRRFLRECRVTAQVDHPGLVTVHDAGSEGEELFLVMQYVDGADLSDHLAEHDPYPWQWAVAVAAQLCAVLSAVHAVPIVHRDLKPRNVMVKQDGTVTVLDLGVASVMDADTTRLTHTGTPIGSPAYMAPEQAMGGAVGPYTDLYALGVLLHELLSGNVPFAGSTALGVLHRHLYEPPLPVRRLRPEVPEALEALVLRLLAKDPQHRPASAQEVYEILALLLPSRGVPTGGPLDPTRPFVRPHAPWPDRARTPAPRPAAVTPPAEARRPDVAHAVDEVKRLLGEGRITQAVDILGAILPTAAEEHGENSPVVRTLRRQYAATLLDDGQYRRALPELRRLADERAAEAGRADPQSLRHRYEAAQCLEQLGDPAAALAEYRALLPYYENQYVAGDPDLAHDVRRRIGHLLLALGDRPAAHDTLARLLHDVERVHGPGHPLAGEVRRTLQWLGQVRG; this comes from the coding sequence CTGTCCACGCTCGTCGGACAGGGCGGCATGGGCCAGGTGTGGACCGCCTACGACCGCCGGCTCGACCGGCGCGTGGCGGTGAAGCTGCTCCGCCCCGACAAGGTGGCCGGCCAGGAGGCCGAGGAGTTGCGCCGCCGCTTCCTGCGCGAGTGCCGGGTGACCGCCCAGGTCGACCACCCGGGTCTGGTCACCGTGCACGACGCGGGCAGCGAGGGCGAGGAACTCTTCCTCGTCATGCAGTACGTCGACGGCGCCGACCTCTCCGACCACCTCGCCGAGCACGACCCGTACCCGTGGCAGTGGGCGGTGGCGGTCGCGGCCCAGCTCTGCGCCGTGCTCAGCGCCGTGCACGCCGTGCCGATCGTCCACCGCGACCTCAAGCCGCGCAACGTGATGGTCAAGCAGGACGGCACCGTCACCGTGCTCGACCTCGGGGTCGCCTCCGTGATGGACGCGGACACCACCCGCCTCACCCACACCGGCACGCCCATCGGCTCGCCCGCCTACATGGCGCCGGAACAGGCGATGGGCGGCGCCGTCGGCCCGTACACCGACCTGTACGCGCTGGGCGTACTGCTGCACGAACTGCTCAGCGGCAACGTGCCGTTCGCCGGTTCGACGGCCCTCGGCGTGCTCCACCGGCACCTGTACGAACCGCCGCTGCCGGTGCGCCGCCTGCGCCCCGAGGTGCCCGAGGCGCTGGAGGCCCTGGTCCTGCGCCTGCTCGCCAAGGACCCGCAGCACCGCCCGGCCTCCGCCCAGGAGGTCTACGAGATCCTGGCGCTGCTCCTGCCCTCCCGGGGCGTGCCGACCGGCGGCCCGCTCGACCCCACCCGCCCCTTCGTGCGCCCGCACGCCCCGTGGCCCGACCGGGCACGCACCCCCGCGCCCCGGCCCGCTGCGGTCACGCCCCCCGCCGAGGCCCGGAGACCGGACGTCGCCCACGCCGTCGACGAGGTCAAACGGCTGCTCGGCGAGGGCCGCATCACCCAGGCCGTCGACATCCTCGGCGCGATCCTGCCCACCGCCGCCGAGGAGCACGGCGAGAACTCCCCGGTGGTGCGCACCCTGCGCCGGCAGTACGCGGCCACGCTGCTGGACGACGGCCAGTACCGGCGCGCGCTGCCCGAACTGCGCCGGCTCGCCGACGAACGCGCCGCCGAGGCCGGCCGCGCCGACCCGCAGTCGCTGCGCCACCGCTACGAGGCCGCCCAGTGCCTGGAGCAACTGGGCGATCCGGCGGCGGCCCTCGCCGAGTACCGGGCGCTGTTGCCGTACTACGAGAACCAGTACGTGGCCGGGGACCCCGACCTCGCCCACGACGTCCGCCGCCGCATCGGCCACCTGCTGCTGGCCCTCGGCGACCGGCCCGCCGCCCACGACACGCTGGCCCGGCTCCTGCACGACGTGGAGCGCGTCCACGGCCCCGGGCACCCGCTCGCCGGGGAGGTGCGGCGCACGCTCCAGTGGCTCGGCCAGGTGCGCGGCTGA
- a CDS encoding SurA N-terminal domain-containing protein: MHRRRRTALLLTAALVAAAPLLSACGSDAHPGAAAVVGDQRITVAQLEGRVGEVREAQRAAVPDDEQYQQVVARTGTLTRDTLHSMVLDRVLHRAAEDAGVSVSRKEVQHMRTGLERQAGGAQELETVWLQQYGVPPVRLDENLRLQLEAQKLAEHLGTDTSRPEFWKALSAASEKLDVDLNPRYGSWDVQKSSRVDSGAPWLRDVTEQT; the protein is encoded by the coding sequence TTGCACCGCCGTCGTCGTACCGCGCTCCTCCTCACCGCCGCCCTCGTCGCCGCGGCCCCCTTGCTCTCCGCCTGCGGCAGCGACGCGCACCCCGGTGCGGCGGCCGTCGTGGGCGACCAGCGGATCACCGTCGCCCAGCTGGAGGGCCGGGTCGGCGAGGTGCGCGAGGCGCAGCGGGCCGCCGTCCCGGACGACGAGCAGTACCAGCAGGTCGTGGCGAGGACCGGCACCCTCACCCGCGACACCCTGCACAGCATGGTCCTGGACCGGGTGCTGCACCGGGCCGCCGAGGACGCGGGCGTCAGCGTGTCCCGCAAGGAGGTCCAGCACATGCGCACCGGCCTGGAGCGGCAGGCGGGCGGCGCGCAGGAGCTGGAGACCGTCTGGCTCCAGCAGTACGGCGTGCCCCCGGTCCGCCTCGACGAGAACCTGCGGCTCCAGCTGGAGGCGCAGAAGCTCGCCGAACACCTCGGCACCGACACCAGCCGCCCGGAGTTCTGGAAGGCCCTCTCCGCGGCGTCCGAGAAGCTCGACGTCGACCTCAACCCGCGCTACGGCTCCTGGGACGTCCAGAAGAGCAGCCGGGTCGACTCCGGCGCCCCCTGGCTCCGCGACGTCACCGAGCAGACCTGA
- a CDS encoding nucleoside triphosphate pyrophosphohydrolase produces the protein MNALSPDSADPGRIVLLTTSHRVAPGLLSWPAWQALRAADRVLCADGTHPQLPYLREAGIRVDEASPAAEDLIGACAGGHTVVVVATGEGEPALTGQLARLAGSGRVAMPELELLPASYDLPGARLLDLVQVMDRIRVACPWSSRQTHEDLVKYGIEEAYELVEAIEDGDREELREELGDVLLQVVFHARIAEDHPEAPFSVDDVAATLVAKLVHRHPHVFGDATVETPEEVRAQWLRTKAVEKRRTSVTEGIPLGQPGLALAAKLASRVRTAGLDVPLPRGGGVGYELLALAARAEAGGTDPETALRAAARAYRDAIRAAEDAGRPPGPGPADGTDATDGTGA, from the coding sequence GTGAACGCACTCAGCCCCGACTCCGCCGACCCCGGCCGGATCGTCCTGCTCACCACCAGCCACCGCGTCGCCCCCGGACTGCTGTCCTGGCCCGCCTGGCAGGCGCTGCGCGCCGCGGACCGCGTGCTGTGCGCGGACGGGACGCATCCGCAGCTCCCCTACCTCCGGGAGGCGGGGATACGCGTCGACGAGGCGTCCCCGGCCGCCGAGGACCTGATCGGGGCGTGCGCCGGCGGGCACACCGTGGTCGTCGTGGCGACCGGCGAGGGCGAACCGGCCCTCACCGGCCAACTGGCCCGCCTCGCCGGTTCCGGCCGGGTGGCCATGCCCGAGCTGGAGCTGCTGCCCGCCTCCTACGACCTGCCGGGCGCCCGCCTGCTGGACCTGGTCCAGGTGATGGACCGCATCCGCGTCGCATGCCCCTGGTCCTCCCGCCAGACCCACGAGGACCTGGTGAAGTACGGCATCGAGGAGGCGTACGAGCTGGTCGAGGCGATCGAGGACGGCGACCGGGAGGAACTGCGCGAGGAACTGGGGGACGTCCTGCTCCAGGTCGTCTTCCACGCCCGGATCGCCGAGGACCACCCCGAGGCGCCGTTCTCGGTGGACGACGTGGCCGCCACCCTCGTCGCCAAGCTGGTCCACCGGCACCCGCACGTGTTCGGCGACGCGACCGTGGAGACCCCCGAGGAGGTCCGGGCGCAGTGGCTGCGGACGAAGGCGGTCGAGAAGCGGCGCACGTCGGTCACCGAGGGCATCCCGCTCGGGCAGCCGGGTCTGGCCCTCGCCGCCAAGCTGGCCTCCCGGGTTCGTACGGCCGGTCTCGACGTGCCCCTGCCCCGGGGCGGGGGCGTCGGGTACGAACTGCTGGCCCTGGCCGCCCGCGCCGAGGCCGGCGGCACCGACCCGGAGACGGCCCTGCGCGCGGCGGCCCGCGCCTACCGGGACGCCATCAGAGCGGCCGAGGACGCCGGCCGTCCCCCGGGCCCCGGACCGGCCGACGGCACCGATGCCACCGACGGCACCGGCGCCTGA
- a CDS encoding cytochrome P450, which yields MTDQPVPDGPAPQLFTWEFAADPYPAYAWLRAHAPVHRTTLPSGVEAWLVTRYADARQALADPRLSKNPAHHDEPAHARGKTGIPGERKAELMTHLLNIDPPDHTRLRRLVSKAFTPRRVAEFAPRVQELADGLIDRFAGTGSADLIHEFAFPLPIYAICDLLGVPREDQDDFRDWAGMMIRHGGGPRGGVARSVKKMRGYLADLIHRKRAALPPEAGPGEDLISGLIRASDHGEHLTENEAAAMAFILLFAGFETTVNLIGNGTYALLTHPGQRALLQDSLAAGEHGLLETGVEELLRYDGPVELATWRFATRPLTLGGQDIAAGDPVLVVLAAADRDPERFPGPDTLDLARRDNQHLGYGHGIHYCLGAPLARLEGQTALATLLTRLPDLRLAAEPAELRWRGGLIMRGLRTLPVSFTPVPSGPVDGP from the coding sequence GTGACCGACCAGCCCGTGCCCGACGGCCCCGCCCCCCAGCTCTTCACCTGGGAGTTCGCCGCCGATCCGTACCCCGCCTACGCCTGGCTGCGCGCGCACGCGCCCGTGCACCGCACGACCCTGCCGAGCGGGGTGGAGGCATGGCTGGTCACCCGGTACGCCGACGCCCGGCAGGCCCTCGCCGACCCCCGGCTGTCGAAGAACCCGGCGCACCACGACGAGCCGGCGCACGCCCGGGGCAAGACGGGCATCCCGGGGGAGCGCAAGGCCGAGCTGATGACGCATCTGCTGAACATCGACCCGCCGGACCACACCAGGCTGCGCCGGCTGGTCAGCAAGGCGTTCACCCCCCGCCGGGTCGCCGAGTTCGCGCCGCGGGTGCAGGAGCTGGCGGACGGACTGATCGACCGCTTCGCCGGCACCGGCTCCGCCGACCTGATCCACGAGTTCGCCTTCCCGCTGCCCATCTACGCCATCTGCGACCTGCTCGGCGTCCCCCGCGAGGACCAGGACGACTTCCGCGACTGGGCGGGCATGATGATCCGCCACGGCGGCGGCCCGCGGGGCGGGGTGGCGCGGTCGGTCAAGAAGATGCGCGGCTACCTCGCCGACCTGATCCACCGCAAGCGGGCGGCGCTGCCGCCCGAAGCGGGCCCCGGCGAGGACCTCATCTCCGGTCTCATCCGCGCCTCGGACCACGGGGAGCACCTCACCGAGAACGAGGCCGCGGCGATGGCGTTCATCCTGCTCTTCGCCGGTTTCGAGACCACCGTCAACCTCATCGGCAACGGCACCTACGCCCTGCTCACCCACCCCGGGCAGCGCGCCCTCCTCCAGGACTCCCTCGCCGCGGGCGAGCACGGGCTGCTGGAGACCGGCGTCGAGGAGCTGCTGCGCTACGACGGCCCGGTGGAGCTGGCCACCTGGCGCTTCGCCACCCGCCCGCTGACCCTCGGCGGGCAGGACATCGCGGCCGGGGACCCGGTCCTCGTGGTGCTGGCCGCCGCCGACCGGGACCCGGAGCGGTTCCCCGGCCCGGACACGCTGGACCTGGCCCGCCGCGACAACCAGCACCTCGGCTACGGCCACGGCATCCACTACTGCCTCGGCGCCCCCCTGGCCCGGCTGGAGGGGCAGACCGCGCTCGCCACCCTGCTGACCCGGTTGCCGGATCTGCGCCTCGCGGCCGAACCCGCCGAACTACGCTGGCGCGGTGGTCTCATCATGCGGGGACTGCGGACGCTGCCGGTGTCCTTCACACCGGTTCCGTCAGGGCCCGTCGACGGTCCGTGA
- a CDS encoding transglycosylase family protein, which translates to MTGSAIAIPLLGATGAHAADAANWDRVAECETGGAWSQNSGNGYYGGLQLSQADWERFGGLDYAPSPDQASRSQQIRVAEDLLAEQGVAAWPTCGPLAGLGNGSSSIGVDAGTAGGTASATPQAPGSSGLAGLGTPTPGSSPSASPSPSADASSGASSGGGHSSDSGTHGSEGKGRGEGGGQGQNQGGSSAEGAKGGESGDSDQRAGSSGLAETGEETSGRHRGDSAEEGASEGRGADRPGRHAARAGDGARGLTDGTYTVRAGDNLWGIADSLDVDGGWPALYAGNKGVVGIDPDHIVPGQTLEIPGESGDNQG; encoded by the coding sequence GTGACCGGCTCCGCCATCGCGATCCCGCTCCTCGGCGCCACCGGCGCCCACGCGGCGGACGCGGCGAACTGGGATCGGGTCGCCGAGTGCGAGACCGGTGGCGCGTGGAGCCAGAACAGCGGAAACGGCTACTACGGCGGCCTGCAGTTGTCGCAGGCGGACTGGGAGCGCTTCGGCGGTCTCGACTACGCGCCCAGCCCCGACCAGGCCAGCCGCTCGCAGCAGATAAGAGTGGCCGAGGACCTGCTCGCGGAGCAGGGTGTCGCCGCCTGGCCGACCTGTGGGCCGCTCGCCGGGCTCGGCAACGGCTCGTCCTCGATCGGGGTGGACGCCGGCACCGCGGGCGGAACCGCGTCGGCGACCCCCCAGGCGCCCGGTTCGTCCGGCTTGGCCGGCCTCGGCACGCCGACGCCCGGATCGTCCCCCTCGGCCTCCCCCTCGCCGTCCGCTGACGCCTCCTCGGGCGCGTCGTCCGGCGGTGGCCACTCCTCCGATTCCGGCACCCACGGGAGCGAAGGGAAGGGGAGGGGTGAAGGCGGCGGCCAGGGGCAGAACCAGGGCGGCTCCTCCGCCGAAGGTGCGAAGGGTGGCGAATCGGGCGACTCGGACCAGCGGGCCGGTTCTTCGGGCCTCGCCGAGACCGGCGAGGAGACCTCGGGCCGGCACCGCGGCGACAGTGCCGAGGAGGGCGCCTCCGAGGGGCGCGGGGCCGACCGCCCCGGCCGCCACGCCGCGCGCGCCGGCGACGGCGCCCGGGGCCTCACGGACGGCACGTACACGGTCCGCGCCGGAGACAACCTCTGGGGCATCGCCGACTCCCTTGACGTCGACGGCGGATGGCCCGCGCTCTACGCCGGCAACAAGGGTGTCGTCGGAATCGATCCTGACCACATCGTGCCCGGTCAGACGCTTGAGATTCCGGGCGAATCGGGCGATAACCAGGGGTAG
- a CDS encoding transglycosylase family protein: MLFSGKGKHRRPSKATRVIAVAGVTGAAVAAPLMAAGNASAATAAEWDAVAQCESGGNWSINTGNGYYGGLQFSASTWAAYGGTQYAATANQASKAQQIAVAEKVLAGQGKGAWPVCGRGLSSAAYTGGGSTGSSQSGTSQSTGSSQSSGSAQSKPQAPAKPKSQSTGSSQSRGEQQSSRSTERPAAKKTVTTPTGKKVKKGDGEYKVVKGDTLSAIAAEHGVKGGWNKLFQLNKDIVEHADLIYPGQQLHLK, encoded by the coding sequence ATGCTGTTTTCCGGCAAGGGCAAGCACCGTCGTCCGTCCAAGGCCACCCGTGTGATCGCCGTCGCCGGCGTCACCGGTGCCGCCGTCGCCGCCCCGCTGATGGCGGCCGGCAACGCCTCCGCCGCCACCGCCGCCGAGTGGGACGCCGTCGCCCAGTGCGAGTCGGGCGGCAACTGGTCCATCAACACCGGCAACGGCTACTACGGCGGTCTGCAGTTCTCCGCCTCCACCTGGGCCGCCTACGGCGGCACCCAGTACGCCGCGACCGCCAACCAGGCCAGCAAGGCCCAGCAGATAGCCGTCGCCGAGAAGGTCCTCGCGGGCCAGGGCAAGGGCGCCTGGCCGGTCTGCGGCCGCGGTCTGTCGAGCGCCGCGTACACCGGCGGCGGCTCCACCGGCTCCTCGCAGTCCGGCACCTCGCAGTCCACCGGCTCCTCGCAGTCCTCCGGCTCCGCCCAGTCGAAGCCGCAGGCCCCGGCCAAGCCGAAGTCGCAGTCCACCGGCTCCTCGCAGAGCCGCGGCGAGCAGCAGTCCTCGCGCTCCACCGAGCGCCCGGCCGCCAAGAAGACCGTCACCACCCCGACCGGCAAGAAGGTCAAGAAGGGCGACGGCGAGTACAAGGTCGTCAAGGGCGACACCCTCAGCGCGATCGCCGCCGAGCACGGCGTCAAGGGCGGCTGGAACAAGCTCTTCCAGCTCAACAAGGACATCGTCGAGCACGCCGACCTCATCTACCCGGGTCAGCAGCTCCACCTGAAGTAA